The genome window GCTTCTAATAAGTCATTTTCAAAACTTTCTTCATTTAAACTTTCACTATTTCCAAGAACATCTTGAATATTTCTGCTAATAGCATCACACATCACCAAGGACGCTAACTCTCCACCTGTAAGTATAAAATCACCTATAGAAAAAACCTCATTGGCAAATTCTTCCACAATACGTTCATCCAAGCCCTCATATCTACTACTTACAAAGCAGATATGATCTTTTTTGCTTAATCTTTTAGCATCAGCCTGCTTAAAAGTCTTAGCACAGGGCAAAAGAAAAACAAAATGAATATTTTTATCTTGCTTTTTAATATGCTTTAAGCAATCATACAAAGGCTGAGCTTGCAGCAAAAGCCCTGCACCTCCTCCTATTTTATAATCATCTACCTTTAAATGCTTGTTTATAGTGAAATTTCTAGGGTTAATAAAAGCAAATTCCAATATTCCTTTTTCTTTTGCCTTTGCTAAAATAGAAGTTTGAAAATAAGGCTCAATAAGCTCTGGGAATAAACTTACAAAAGTATATTTCATGAATTTTCTAAAATATCTAAAGCAGATTGCGTGAATATTTTTTTATTTTCTATATCAATTTTTTGAATATATTTATCAACATAGGGAATATAAAAGTTTTTAACCTTTGTTTGTAGTTTTTCATCACATTTTATACAAAATAAAAATCCTGCTCCATTTTCCAAAATGTCTTCAACTATACCTAATTTTTGCTCATTTTCAATAATATCGCATCCAATTATGTCAAAATAAAAATATTCATCTTTTTTTAATTTGCAAGTTTCTTTTGTAGCTTCAATAGTTTGAAAAAGAATAATATTGGTTAATGTTTTGGCAATCTCAACACTTTCAAAGCCTTCAAATAAAACCAAAGATCTAGTTTTATCAAAAGCTTTTATGGTGTAAATTTTTTGATTAATATCAAAAAATTTAGCACCTATTTTAAACTGCTCATAAAAATCACTAAGATTATGTAATTTTACATAACCTTTTAAACCAACACTTTTCCCAAGTTTAGCAACTTGGACCAAATCATTCTTCAATGGCTTTTACCGTTATACGATATGAAGTTGCATCTTTAACTTTGTAAGCCATAATGACTGTTTTTATTGCGTTGATTAATTTTCCATTTTTTCCGATCAACTTACCAGTATCAGATGGATCGACATAAATGATAATTTCAGCAAAATTATTTTCTAAATTTTGTCTTTGTATATCAACTTTTTCAGGAAAATCAACAATTAATTTTGCGTATTCTCTTAAAAAATTTTCAACCATTTTTATTTGCTTGTAATAGCTGCTACTCTATCGCTCAATTTAGCACCTACGCTTTTCCAATAAGCTAAACGCTCAGCATCAAATTTTACCACTTCAGGTTCAACCATAGGATTATAATATCCAATGCTTTCTATCCAGCTACCATCACGTCTTTTTCTACTATCAGTTACAACTATACGATAAAATGGTCTTTTTTTACGTCCCATTTTTGTAAGTCTGATTACTGTCATTTTAATACTCCTAAAAAAATTAAAATTTTGTTATAGATATTTTAACTCATATATCCATAAAAAAGCTTTAATTATTGCGGTCTTTTAGCTTGCTGCAACATATTCATAAAGTTTTCCATTCCTTTTTTATTTGAAAATTTCTTTGCCAATTTAGCTGCATTACTAAATTGTTTTAAAAAGCGATTTACTTCCATTTGAGATAAACCAGCACCCTCTGCGATACGACGCTTTCTTGCATTGTTTAGTAAATCAGGATTTTCTCTTTCTTTTGGTGTCATTGATGAAATCATTGCCTTGATATGAATAATTTCTTTAGAATTATCTAAATCAATATCTTTAATATTTGCTGCCATAGACGATAAGCCAGGTATCATACCAATGATTGATTTCATACTACCAAGTTTTTTAACGCTTTCCATTTGATTTAAAAAATCATTAAAATTAAATTCGCCTTTTTTAATTTTTTTGTTCAGTTTTTTTGCTTCTTTTTCATCAATAATCGCTGCGGTTTTTTCAGCTAAAGTCGCTAAATCGCCCTCGCCCATGATACGATTAACAATTCTATCAGGGATAAACACTTCTAAATCAGCTACTTTCTCACCAACACCAATAAATCTTAGAGGCACACCAATTTGCTTTGCTATGCCTAGTGCAACACCGCCTTTAGTATCTGCATCGAATTTACTTAAAATAACCCCTGTAATTTCTAAAGCTTCATTAAAGCTACTTGCAGTTTTAACACCATCTTGACCACTCATAGCATCAGCTACATAAAACACTTCATCAGGATTTAAAATAGCTTTTACTTCTTTAAGCTCATTCATCAAAGCTGTATCGATTGCTAAACGGCCGGCAGTATCTACAAGCAAAACATCATACATAGAATTGTTTGCTTTTTCTAAAGCTTGTTTAGCTACATTCAAAGGATTACTTTCATTTTCTATAAAAAACAAATCAAGCTCATTAGCTTGAGTGAGTTGTCTTAGCTGTTCTACTGCAGCTAATCTCTGTAAGTCACATGCAGCAATTAGCACTTTTTTATTTCTTAGCTTTAAGTAATTAGCAATTTTTACCGTAGTAGTAGTTTTACCACCGCCTTGTAAACCACACATCAAAACAACCGTAGGTGGCTTACTAGCAAACACAAAACCTTGATTTTTACCTTTAATACTAAGAATTTCTTCTAAATTTTTCTTAATTGAATCTAAAAATTGTTTTTGACCTATACCATTAGTTTTCACATCATTTTCTACTAAAGTAAGCAATTCTTTAGTAACTTTATGATGCACATCTGCTTTTAAAAGGGCTTTTTTTAAAGTGTCAAGAGCGTTTTTTAAAGCTTTTTCATCATCAACAAAACGAAGTTTATTAACCGCGGATTTAAATGACTCACTAACTATTTCAAACACTTTATTTTCCCTTTATTAAAATTTTAAAAAGCTAAATTATAAACCCTTTTAGCTTTAAACGCCTTTAAAAATTTAAATTTTTTACTTCAAAACCATATGCATTAAAGCTCTCATCGAGCAAAGCTTTAAATTGATAATCAAAAATATGCGTTTCATAAGAATGCAAATACATCCTAGAAGAGCTAATTTTTGCATATTTTTCATCGCCAATAATGCCATGTTTTATATGATTTAAATGCACTCTGATTTGATGTGTTCTACCTGTTTTAATGACCGCTTTTATTAAAGTTTTTTTAGCATTTACCATTAAAGGTATAACCTGAGTATGAGCTTCTAAGCCAAATTTATCAATTTTACTAAAGGCTCCGGATTTATTTTTTATAGTAGTTATTTTTTCACAAATTTCAAGTTCTTCAGCGATTACCCCATCAACAATAGCTAAATAACTTTTATAAACATTTTGCTTTTTATATTCTTGAATACATCTTAGTCTAAATTCCTCATCTTTACTTAAAAGTAAAACCCCGCTTGTTTCTTTATCAAGTCTATTGATTAATTTAGCATTATAAACACTTTCTAAATTCTCACTAATTTCTCCATAAGGCTTATTTAAGGATATGATTTTATCATCTTCAAAAAGTATTTTTGCTTTCTTGATTTTTTGCACAACAAATCTTGTTTTAGAACTCATCAAAGCTCTAGCTATAACAACCTTTTTACCCATAGCAAAAACACAGCCTTTGTCAATCAAGTCTTTTGCTGCATTATTAGAAATTTTTTCTTGCATTGCAAGCAATTTATAAGCTTTTTCTTGCATCTAAACCTTCTTTTATACTTAATATAACTTCACTTAAATCACTTTGTTCTTTAAGCTGTGCTTGTAATAATTTTTGCTTTAAAAAATCATTTATATCTTTTACATTCTCACAAATATACAAACCATAAACTTCTTGATATAAACTTTCTTGATTAAAAAAATATTTCCCTGAGATAATAACATTATTCCATCTAGCTGCTTCTATAGGATTATGCCCACCTATATTATTTACAAAAGAGCCACATAAAAAAACTACATCACTAATCTTATAAAAACTTTCTAGCTCACCTAAAGTATCTAGCAATAAACACTTAGCATTAAAAAAATTTGCAAAATCATTTTCGCTTAAAACAAAGTCTGAAAATTTTTGCATATTATAGTGGTTTTTATGACAAAAATCTTTTAAAATTCCCTCAACTTTACTAAAACGTTCTGGATGTCTTGGGGCAATAACCAATTTATCATTTTCTTCTAGTTTAATCTCATCAAGCAACAATTGCTCTTCATTTTCATGCGTACTAGCAAATATAATAATCCTAGCTTTAGGTTTGGAATAGTTTTTCGCTTGTTCTTGTTTTATATTAACTTTGATATTTTTATATGCTATAACATTTTTAGCACCCAAACACTCTAATCTTTCTTTGTCTTTTTGACTTTGTGCAAATACAACATCAATATATTTAAAAATCAAACGATAAAAAAAACTAAAGCGCTTGTAATTTTTTAAAGATCTATCACTAATTCTAGCGTTTAACAAAATCACTTTTGCGTTATAAAATTTAGCCATAAACACAAGTACAAGCCAAAGCTCTGCTTCAAAAATAACCAAAACTTTACAAGGTCTCATCCAAAAAGGTATGAAAATTTCAAATGGAAAAAAATTTACATTTTTAGAATACTTTAAAGCTTCATCAAATCCAGTTTGAGTAATAGTTGAAATTTTACAAGTTGGAAAAAGTTTTATTAAGGGGACAAGGCTTTTAATTTCACCAAAAGAACAAGCATGAAAATACACATCACCTTGTTTTTGTTTTAAATTTTTGTAAAGAAAAAATCTTGATTTTAATGATATTTTATACTTTTCCTTGCAAAAACTTAAAATCAATAAAAAAGGAGCTGTGATTACATATATAATCACAGTAAAAATATAATAAAAAAAAATCAATTTTAATTTTCTTCTTTTTCTTTGTATAAAATTCTTCCACAATGTGGGCAAGTTATGATTTCATCACCTTTTAAAACAGCCAAATAAGTTTTATCATAAATTCTCATAAAACAACCATAGCAAGCATGTTTTTTTACAGGTACTACAGCGCTATTTCCCGCCCATTTTCTAATTTTTTCATAAAAAGTTAAAACTTTTTGATTTATTTCACCCATTAGTTTAACTTTCTTATCATAAATTTGCAATCTATCTTTTTCAATATCTACTAATACAGCTCTAGTTTGAGCATCAATTTGATCCACTTCATTTTCAAGTTCGTTTCTTTTAGTTTGTAATTCTTGTATGAATTTTTCTTTATTTTCTAAAATTTTATCCAATCTTTCAATTTCTTCATTTGCTGCATCAAGTTGTTCTTTAGCTATATCCTCTTCAATTTTTAAAGCATTTGCTTCTTTTTCAGTTTTTACTGCTGCACTTTTTTTGGCTATTTCTTTTATTTTTACACCAAATTCTGCAATATGATTGTTGTTTTGAATTTTTTGATTTTCTATATCTTTAATATCTTTCTCAAAACTAGCAATTTCTTCTTCAGTTTTATCAAGTAAATTACGCTTTTCTTTTAAATCTTTTGTAGCATCTTCTACTTTATTTGTAAAACCATCAAGTTCTTTATCAATTTGTGATAAAGTTATAAGTTGTTCTAAATATTTACTCATTGAAATTTTCCTTAAAAATATTGAAATGGATTTTTTGAAACTGATATTATAACTTCTAAATGAAATTTTTGCAAATCTTTTGCTAAAATTTTACCAAAGCAAGATTCGCTTTCATAGTGTCCTATATCAATCAAACTAAGTTTATTATGATAACTTTCCAAAGCTTGATGATATTTAAAATCTCCACTTAAAAAACAATCCGCCTTAACACTAGAAATTAAATCTCCACCACTGCCTGTGCATATTGCTAAAGTTTTAATTTTCTCATTACCTGCGTTTACAACTCTTATGCAATCAAGCTTTAAACTTTTTTTTACATGATTAATTAAATCGCTAAATTTAAAATCAACATCACAATAAATTAAAAACTCATTTTGTTCTTTGATTTTAAATCCTAAAATTTCACGAGCAAAATAAGCATTTAAATGACTTAAATCAAAATTCGTATGCATAGCAATTAAAGCTATGTTTTTTTGTATCATTTTAGTAAGAATATTTTGCGGATAAAACACCCCGCTTAAGTTTTTTAAACCTTTAAAAATCAAAGGATGATGAACTATAAAAAGTGAATTTTCACGTGCATTTTCAATTAAATGCATATCCACATCAAGAGCAAGATAAATTTGATTTACTTCTTGATCTAAAGTTCCAAGTAATAAGCCACTATTATCCCATGAACTTTGCGTGTTAAATGGGCTAATAGTATCCAAATAATCATAAATTTCTTTAATTTTCATCTAAACTTTCTTTATACACCAAGGCACAATTTTTAGATAATTCTCTAATTTTAAGCATAAAGTCTTGTCTTTGAGTTACTGAAATAGCTCCTCTTGCATCAAGCAAGTTGAAAGTATGCGCTGCTAACATACAATAATCATATGCGGGTAAAGCAAGCTTTGCTTCTAATGCATTTTTACACTCATTATAAGCATTTTCAAATTGCACATTTAAAGTTTTAACATCACTTACTTCAAAATTATATTTACTAAATTCAAACTCACCTTGCTTATGAACATCTTTATAAGTAATTTTTTCACCGTTAAATTCATTCCAAACTATATCATACACATTATCTACATCTTGTAAATACATTGCAAGTCTTTCTAAACCATAGGTAATTTCAGCACTTACTAAATCTACGCTTATACCGCCAACTTGTTGAAAATAAGTAAATTGTGTCACTTCCATACCATCAAGCCAAACTTCCCAACCTAAACCCCAAGCACCTAAACTTGGACTTTCCCAGTTATCTTCAACAAAACGAATATCATGTGATTTTAAATCAAAACCTAAATTTTCTAAACTTTTTAAGTATAATTCTTGGATATTATCAGGACTTGGTTTAATCAAAACTTGAAATTGATAATAAGCACCTAGTCTATTAGGATTTTCACCATATCTTCCATCAGTTGGTCTTCTACTTGGTGCCACATAAGCAGTTGCCCATGGTTTTTTTCCTAAACTTCTTAAAAAAGTTGCCGGGTGAAAAGTCCCTGCACCTGCTGGAAAGTCATAAGGTTGCATAATAGCACAACCTTGCTTTTGCCAAAATTCTTGCAAATTTAATATCATTTGAGAAAAGGTCATTTTTCATCCTTTATTTCTTCTGGCTTTTCAGGCGAATTTGCATACAATTCTACTGTTTTATTCCACATCATTTTATATTTTCTTTTTAGAAATTCTACTTCATTGCGCGCATATTTAAGTTGCTCGTTAAGATTTTCTATAGTTTTTCTATCCTCATCATAAAGTTCTTGCATAGAATAAAGAGCATCTTTTAAAAATTTATTCTCACCCTTTAAAGCTTCTAAGGTCTCATCCTTAGCATCAAGAACTTTTTCATGTAAATTTAAAATAGTTCCTATGGTTTTTTCTACAAAACTTTCTCCTGCTAAAGTCATAGAGTTTACCATAGCAGGTTGTTTTGAGCTCATAGGTACCACACTAAAAGTTCCTTGGTTGGCTTCTATATAAATTTTACCCTCTTCTTCTTTGAAATTTAAAGCACCATTTGCCATCATTCCTTTTACAACATCTTCAGATAAATGCACCAATTGACAAAATTCTTTTAATTCCAAGTAAGTTTGCATATATGCTCCTTAAAGAAAAACTTCAATTGTATTAGAATCTTGGATTAATTTTTCT of Campylobacter lari contains these proteins:
- the trmD gene encoding tRNA (guanosine(37)-N1)-methyltransferase TrmD; this encodes MKYTFVSLFPELIEPYFQTSILAKAKEKGILEFAFINPRNFTINKHLKVDDYKIGGGAGLLLQAQPLYDCLKHIKKQDKNIHFVFLLPCAKTFKQADAKRLSKKDHICFVSSRYEGLDERIVEEFANEVFSIGDFILTGGELASLVMCDAISRNIQDVLGNSESLNEESFENDLLEAPSFSKPFIFEKENKKFYVPSEFLKGNHAKITALKTTLASCKTKYFRPDLYQKHERKF
- the rimM gene encoding ribosome maturation factor RimM (Essential for efficient processing of 16S rRNA), which codes for MKNDLVQVAKLGKSVGLKGYVKLHNLSDFYEQFKIGAKFFDINQKIYTIKAFDKTRSLVLFEGFESVEIAKTLTNIILFQTIEATKETCKLKKDEYFYFDIIGCDIIENEQKLGIVEDILENGAGFLFCIKCDEKLQTKVKNFYIPYVDKYIQKIDIENKKIFTQSALDILENS
- a CDS encoding KH domain-containing protein; this encodes MVENFLREYAKLIVDFPEKVDIQRQNLENNFAEIIIYVDPSDTGKLIGKNGKLINAIKTVIMAYKVKDATSYRITVKAIEE
- the rpsP gene encoding 30S ribosomal protein S16 produces the protein MTVIRLTKMGRKKRPFYRIVVTDSRKRRDGSWIESIGYYNPMVEPEVVKFDAERLAYWKSVGAKLSDRVAAITSK
- the ffh gene encoding signal recognition particle protein gives rise to the protein MFEIVSESFKSAVNKLRFVDDEKALKNALDTLKKALLKADVHHKVTKELLTLVENDVKTNGIGQKQFLDSIKKNLEEILSIKGKNQGFVFASKPPTVVLMCGLQGGGKTTTTVKIANYLKLRNKKVLIAACDLQRLAAVEQLRQLTQANELDLFFIENESNPLNVAKQALEKANNSMYDVLLVDTAGRLAIDTALMNELKEVKAILNPDEVFYVADAMSGQDGVKTASSFNEALEITGVILSKFDADTKGGVALGIAKQIGVPLRFIGVGEKVADLEVFIPDRIVNRIMGEGDLATLAEKTAAIIDEKEAKKLNKKIKKGEFNFNDFLNQMESVKKLGSMKSIIGMIPGLSSMAANIKDIDLDNSKEIIHIKAMISSMTPKERENPDLLNNARKRRIAEGAGLSQMEVNRFLKQFSNAAKLAKKFSNKKGMENFMNMLQQAKRPQ
- a CDS encoding 23S RNA-specific pseudouridylate synthase, whose translation is MQEKAYKLLAMQEKISNNAAKDLIDKGCVFAMGKKVVIARALMSSKTRFVVQKIKKAKILFEDDKIISLNKPYGEISENLESVYNAKLINRLDKETSGVLLLSKDEEFRLRCIQEYKKQNVYKSYLAIVDGVIAEELEICEKITTIKNKSGAFSKIDKFGLEAHTQVIPLMVNAKKTLIKAVIKTGRTHQIRVHLNHIKHGIIGDEKYAKISSSRMYLHSYETHIFDYQFKALLDESFNAYGFEVKNLNF
- the waaA gene encoding lipid IV(A) 3-deoxy-D-manno-octulosonic acid transferase; its protein translation is MIFFYYIFTVIIYVITAPFLLILSFCKEKYKISLKSRFFLYKNLKQKQGDVYFHACSFGEIKSLVPLIKLFPTCKISTITQTGFDEALKYSKNVNFFPFEIFIPFWMRPCKVLVIFEAELWLVLVFMAKFYNAKVILLNARISDRSLKNYKRFSFFYRLIFKYIDVVFAQSQKDKERLECLGAKNVIAYKNIKVNIKQEQAKNYSKPKARIIIFASTHENEEQLLLDEIKLEENDKLVIAPRHPERFSKVEGILKDFCHKNHYNMQKFSDFVLSENDFANFFNAKCLLLDTLGELESFYKISDVVFLCGSFVNNIGGHNPIEAARWNNVIISGKYFFNQESLYQEVYGLYICENVKDINDFLKQKLLQAQLKEQSDLSEVILSIKEGLDARKSL
- a CDS encoding zinc ribbon domain-containing protein, which produces MSKYLEQLITLSQIDKELDGFTNKVEDATKDLKEKRNLLDKTEEEIASFEKDIKDIENQKIQNNNHIAEFGVKIKEIAKKSAAVKTEKEANALKIEEDIAKEQLDAANEEIERLDKILENKEKFIQELQTKRNELENEVDQIDAQTRAVLVDIEKDRLQIYDKKVKLMGEINQKVLTFYEKIRKWAGNSAVVPVKKHACYGCFMRIYDKTYLAVLKGDEIITCPHCGRILYKEKEEN
- a CDS encoding Nif3-like dinuclear metal center hexameric protein; protein product: MKIKEIYDYLDTISPFNTQSSWDNSGLLLGTLDQEVNQIYLALDVDMHLIENARENSLFIVHHPLIFKGLKNLSGVFYPQNILTKMIQKNIALIAMHTNFDLSHLNAYFAREILGFKIKEQNEFLIYCDVDFKFSDLINHVKKSLKLDCIRVVNAGNEKIKTLAICTGSGGDLISSVKADCFLSGDFKYHQALESYHNKLSLIDIGHYESESCFGKILAKDLQKFHLEVIISVSKNPFQYF
- the glyQ gene encoding glycine--tRNA ligase subunit alpha, whose translation is MTFSQMILNLQEFWQKQGCAIMQPYDFPAGAGTFHPATFLRSLGKKPWATAYVAPSRRPTDGRYGENPNRLGAYYQFQVLIKPSPDNIQELYLKSLENLGFDLKSHDIRFVEDNWESPSLGAWGLGWEVWLDGMEVTQFTYFQQVGGISVDLVSAEITYGLERLAMYLQDVDNVYDIVWNEFNGEKITYKDVHKQGEFEFSKYNFEVSDVKTLNVQFENAYNECKNALEAKLALPAYDYCMLAAHTFNLLDARGAISVTQRQDFMLKIRELSKNCALVYKESLDEN
- a CDS encoding DUF3972 domain-containing protein, producing the protein MQTYLELKEFCQLVHLSEDVVKGMMANGALNFKEEEGKIYIEANQGTFSVVPMSSKQPAMVNSMTLAGESFVEKTIGTILNLHEKVLDAKDETLEALKGENKFLKDALYSMQELYDEDRKTIENLNEQLKYARNEVEFLKRKYKMMWNKTVELYANSPEKPEEIKDEK